From one Mycobacterium colombiense CECT 3035 genomic stretch:
- a CDS encoding thioesterase II family protein → MTLNNLIAVSATFPSWIKLTPGRNGGPSTGATVVFPHAGAAAASYRVLAAALAAGGDTYIVQYPQRADRLGEPAHDSVHDLAVSLFQAAPWPGVAPLRLFGHSMGAVVAFEFARVAETHGTAVQKLWVSAGPPPCVVADMPDLPTSDDGLLADIADLGGTDPELLADEEFSELLTTAVRADYQAFNGYAPSPDVRVGADIHVLGGHDDHRIATGVLRQWERHTAGSFAVSLYDGGHFYVYDHVDAIAAQVNAG, encoded by the coding sequence ATGACCTTGAATAATCTGATCGCCGTGTCTGCCACGTTCCCGTCCTGGATCAAACTGACCCCGGGCCGCAATGGCGGACCATCCACCGGTGCCACCGTAGTCTTTCCGCACGCGGGGGCGGCGGCCGCGAGCTATCGGGTGCTGGCCGCGGCGCTGGCCGCGGGCGGCGACACGTACATCGTGCAGTACCCGCAGCGGGCGGACCGCCTCGGCGAACCCGCTCACGACAGCGTGCACGACCTGGCCGTCAGCCTCTTCCAGGCCGCGCCATGGCCCGGCGTTGCGCCGCTGAGGCTGTTCGGGCACAGCATGGGCGCCGTCGTCGCCTTCGAGTTCGCCCGCGTCGCCGAAACGCACGGCACGGCCGTGCAGAAACTGTGGGTGTCGGCCGGTCCGCCGCCATGCGTCGTCGCCGACATGCCCGACCTGCCGACCAGCGACGACGGGCTGCTGGCCGATATCGCCGATTTGGGGGGCACCGACCCCGAACTGCTTGCCGACGAAGAGTTCTCCGAACTGCTGACCACCGCGGTGCGCGCCGACTACCAGGCCTTCAATGGCTATGCGCCCAGCCCCGACGTCCGCGTCGGCGCCGACATTCACGTGCTGGGCGGCCATGACGACCACCGCATCGCCACCGGCGTGCTGCGGCAGTGGGAGAGGCACACCGCCGGCTCCTTCGCCGTGTCGCTGTACGACGGCGGCCACTTCTACGTCTATGACCATGTCGATGCGATCGCCGCGCAGGTGAATGCCGGGTGA
- a CDS encoding non-ribosomal peptide synthetase — MVHASARSEDIRAEVAELLGVDVDAVQPGSNLIGQGLDSIRIMTLAGRWRRQGIDVDFATLAETPTVEAWARLVSAGGQATDRQALPAAAPGGAEPSGAYEPFPLAPMQHAMWVGRQDNQQLGGVAGHLYVEFDGGPIDPERLRAAATELARRHPMLRVRFLPDGTQRITPADESGEFAVSVEDLRSLSADDVERRLAAIRDAKSHQQLDGAVFELAVTLLPGGRSRLHVDLDMQAADAMSYRTLMADLAAVYGGQDLPELNYTYRQYRQAVEAEAAQPQPAREADRAWWEQRLPELPDPPALPSIGARGCNHSTRRWHWLDPQTRDALFARAQRRGITPAMALAAGFANTLARWSTTSRFLLNVPLFGRQPLHPDVDSLVGDFTSSLLLDIDLVGARTAAARAQVVQAAMRTAAAHSAYPGLSVLRDLSRHRGTQVLAPVVFTSALGLGELFGRNVTDQFGTPGWIISQGPQVLLDAQVTEFNGGVLVNWDVREGMFPPGVIDAMFGYHIDELLQLAYAEDSWDAPGPAALPEAQRGVREAANARTAEPSGEALHDGFFRQAERQPDAPAVFASSGDLSYAQLRDQALAVAAALRTAGIAAGDTVAVMGPKTAEQIPALLGILSVGAVYLPIGVDQPRDRAERILDTGAVSLALVCGGQPLSLPVPELVLADVLGNIRPGAEISSARVDPSDLAYVLFTSGSTGEPKGVEVTHDAAMNTVEFIGRHFEIGPADRCLALSTLEGDISVMDVFVTLRTGGAIVVVDEAQRRDPDAWARLIDAHKVTVLHFMPGWLEMLIEVGRGRLSSVRVIPTGGDWVRPEVVRRLQAEAPNLRFAGLGGATETPVHNTIFEVTEAIPEDWTALPFGVPLPNNACRVVDDNGADCPDWVPGEYWVSGRGIARGYRGRPDLTAERFVEHGGRLWYRTGDLVRYWPDGTLEFVGRADHRVKISGYRVELGEIETALRRVPGVRTAVAALIAGSGESDVLAAQVCTDDMTLTGERIRRCLDDLVPAHMIPRHIAVVERIGFTDAGKLDRRSVARELEAAVSQAQRPGHRAPSSPLESALAMILGDLLGRDNVGVDDDFFALGGDSVLATQAVARIRAWLDAPGIMVADVFANRTVAALAAVLSAGENDPDRLEQVAELYLEVIGMDAESVLAASQQTAKS, encoded by the coding sequence GTGGTGCACGCCTCGGCACGCTCGGAGGACATCCGGGCGGAGGTGGCCGAATTGCTCGGCGTCGACGTCGATGCAGTTCAGCCGGGTAGCAACCTCATCGGCCAGGGCCTGGACTCCATCCGGATCATGACGTTGGCCGGGCGCTGGCGCCGCCAGGGCATCGACGTCGACTTCGCGACGCTCGCCGAAACCCCGACGGTCGAGGCTTGGGCCCGGTTGGTCTCCGCCGGCGGGCAGGCCACCGACCGGCAAGCCCTTCCCGCCGCGGCGCCCGGCGGCGCCGAGCCGTCCGGCGCGTACGAGCCGTTTCCCCTCGCCCCGATGCAGCACGCGATGTGGGTCGGCCGCCAGGACAACCAGCAGCTGGGCGGGGTCGCCGGGCACCTCTACGTGGAGTTCGACGGCGGCCCGATCGACCCCGAGAGGCTACGCGCGGCGGCCACCGAGCTCGCGCGTCGCCACCCGATGCTGCGGGTCCGATTCCTCCCCGACGGCACCCAGCGCATCACCCCGGCCGACGAGAGCGGCGAGTTCGCGGTCAGCGTCGAGGATCTGCGCTCGCTGAGCGCCGACGACGTCGAGCGGCGGTTGGCCGCGATCCGCGACGCCAAATCCCACCAGCAGCTCGACGGCGCGGTGTTCGAACTGGCCGTGACGCTGCTGCCGGGCGGGCGGTCGCGGCTGCACGTCGATTTGGACATGCAGGCCGCCGATGCGATGAGCTACCGCACCCTGATGGCCGATCTGGCGGCCGTCTACGGCGGCCAGGATCTGCCGGAGCTGAACTACACCTACCGGCAGTACCGTCAAGCCGTCGAGGCCGAAGCCGCACAGCCACAACCCGCGCGCGAGGCGGACCGGGCGTGGTGGGAGCAGCGCCTCCCGGAGCTGCCGGACCCGCCGGCGTTGCCGTCGATCGGTGCCCGGGGCTGCAACCACAGCACCCGGCGCTGGCACTGGCTGGACCCGCAAACCCGCGATGCGCTGTTTGCCCGCGCCCAGCGGCGCGGCATCACCCCGGCGATGGCGTTGGCCGCGGGTTTCGCCAACACCCTGGCGCGTTGGTCGACCACCTCGCGCTTTCTGTTGAACGTCCCGCTGTTCGGGCGCCAGCCTCTGCACCCGGACGTCGACTCGTTGGTCGGCGACTTCACCTCCTCGCTGCTGCTCGACATCGATCTCGTCGGCGCGCGCACCGCGGCCGCTCGGGCGCAGGTGGTGCAGGCCGCGATGCGCACGGCCGCAGCACATTCCGCCTATCCCGGGCTCTCGGTCCTGCGCGACCTGAGCCGTCACCGCGGTACCCAGGTGCTCGCGCCCGTGGTTTTCACCAGCGCACTCGGGCTTGGAGAACTGTTCGGCCGCAACGTGACCGACCAATTCGGCACCCCCGGCTGGATCATCTCCCAGGGGCCGCAGGTGCTGCTCGACGCGCAGGTCACCGAGTTCAACGGCGGCGTCCTGGTGAATTGGGATGTGCGCGAAGGCATGTTCCCACCGGGCGTCATCGACGCCATGTTCGGCTACCACATCGACGAGCTGCTCCAGCTGGCCTACGCCGAAGACTCCTGGGACGCCCCGGGCCCCGCGGCACTGCCGGAGGCGCAGCGCGGGGTGCGCGAGGCGGCCAACGCCCGCACCGCCGAACCCAGCGGGGAAGCCTTGCACGACGGGTTCTTCCGGCAGGCCGAGCGGCAGCCGGACGCCCCCGCGGTGTTCGCGAGTTCCGGCGACCTCAGCTACGCGCAGCTGCGCGACCAGGCGCTGGCCGTGGCCGCGGCGTTGCGCACCGCCGGCATCGCGGCCGGCGACACCGTTGCGGTGATGGGTCCCAAGACCGCCGAGCAGATTCCGGCGTTGCTGGGCATCCTGTCCGTCGGCGCCGTGTACCTGCCGATCGGCGTCGACCAGCCGCGCGATCGCGCCGAGCGGATCCTCGACACCGGTGCGGTGAGCCTTGCCCTGGTGTGCGGCGGACAACCGTTGTCCTTGCCGGTGCCCGAACTGGTCCTCGCCGACGTGCTGGGCAACATTCGTCCCGGCGCCGAAATCTCCTCAGCGCGAGTCGATCCCAGCGATCTGGCCTACGTGTTGTTCACCTCGGGCTCCACCGGCGAGCCCAAAGGCGTCGAGGTCACCCACGACGCGGCCATGAACACGGTCGAATTCATCGGCCGCCACTTCGAGATCGGCCCCGCGGATCGATGCCTGGCGCTGTCGACGCTGGAAGGCGACATCTCGGTGATGGACGTGTTCGTCACCCTGCGCACCGGCGGGGCCATCGTGGTGGTCGACGAGGCACAGCGCCGTGATCCCGACGCCTGGGCCCGGCTGATCGACGCGCACAAGGTCACGGTGCTCCACTTCATGCCCGGCTGGCTGGAGATGCTGATCGAGGTCGGCCGCGGGCGGCTGTCCTCGGTGCGGGTGATCCCCACCGGAGGCGACTGGGTTCGACCCGAGGTGGTGCGCCGCCTCCAAGCCGAGGCACCCAACCTGCGCTTCGCGGGACTGGGCGGTGCGACCGAAACCCCGGTGCACAACACCATTTTCGAGGTCACCGAGGCGATACCGGAGGACTGGACCGCCCTGCCCTTCGGCGTCCCGCTGCCCAACAACGCCTGCCGCGTCGTCGACGACAACGGCGCCGACTGCCCCGACTGGGTCCCCGGCGAATATTGGGTGTCCGGGCGCGGCATCGCGCGCGGCTATCGCGGACGTCCCGATCTCACCGCGGAGCGCTTCGTCGAGCATGGCGGCAGACTCTGGTACCGCACCGGCGATCTGGTGCGCTATTGGCCGGACGGCACCCTCGAATTCGTCGGCCGCGCCGACCACCGCGTCAAGATCAGCGGGTATCGGGTCGAGCTGGGTGAGATCGAGACCGCGTTGCGGCGCGTGCCCGGGGTGCGGACCGCGGTGGCCGCCCTGATCGCCGGGTCCGGGGAATCCGACGTGCTGGCTGCGCAGGTGTGTACCGACGACATGACCCTGACCGGCGAGCGGATTCGGCGGTGTCTTGACGACCTGGTCCCGGCGCACATGATCCCGCGTCACATCGCGGTGGTGGAGCGAATCGGTTTCACCGATGCCGGAAAGCTCGACCGCCGTTCCGTCGCACGCGAATTGGAGGCGGCCGTCTCGCAGGCACAGCGGCCCGGCCACCGCGCACCGTCGAGCCCGTTGGAATCCGCGCTGGCAATGATCCTCGGCGACCTGCTCGGCCGGGACAACGTCGGAGTCGACGACGACTTCTTCGCCCTCGGCGGCGATTCGGTGCTCGCCACCCAGGCGGTGGCGAGGATTCGGGCCTGGCTGGACGCGCCGGGCATCATGGTCGCCGACGTTTTCGCCAACCGAACCGTGGCCGCGCTGGCCGCCGTGCTCAGCGCCGGCGAGAACGACCCCGACCGGCTCGAGCAGGTCGCCGAGCTGTACCTCGAAGTGATCGGCATGGACGCCGAATCGGTCCTGGCCGCCTCTCAGCAAACCGCGAAATCGTAG
- a CDS encoding (2,3-dihydroxybenzoyl)adenylate synthase — translation MSPNTSQPPADVLDGFVPFPADRAAAYRAAGYWAGRPLDAILTDAAQQWPDRTAVVDAMGDTGLSYADLDDQANRAASGLRGAGIAPGDRVLVQLPNGCQFAVALFGLLRAGAIPVMCLPGHRAAEMGHFAAVSGATALLIADTAGGFDYRTMARGLVERCTALEHVIVDGDPGPFTSWAQLRDRAVTGAPLSAPDPGSPALLLVSGGTTGMPKLIPRTHDDYVFNARASAELCGLTGEDVYLAVLSAGHNFPLACPGLLGAMTAGATTVFGTDPSPEAAFAAVARHGVTVTALVPALAKLWAQACDWEPVTPKTLRLLQIGGARLEPEDARLVRAALTPGLQQVFGMAEGLLNYTRLDDPAELTEHTQGRPLCPADELRVVDAEGKPVPQGEEGELLVRGPYTFNGYFRADRDNERSFDPDGFFRSGDVVRLRNDGYLVVTGRVKDVICRGGETISAADLEEQLHGHPAIFSAAAVALPDRYLGEKICAAVVFNGPELTLAEVNGYLDQRGVAAHARPDVLVAMTSLPTTPIGKIDKKAIAGQVSAR, via the coding sequence ATGAGCCCGAACACATCGCAGCCGCCGGCCGACGTTCTCGACGGGTTCGTGCCGTTCCCCGCTGATCGGGCCGCCGCCTACCGGGCGGCCGGCTACTGGGCGGGACGGCCCCTGGACGCGATCCTGACCGACGCGGCCCAGCAATGGCCCGACCGAACTGCCGTCGTCGACGCGATGGGCGACACTGGCCTCAGTTACGCGGACCTCGACGACCAGGCTAACCGCGCGGCCAGCGGACTGCGGGGCGCGGGTATCGCGCCGGGCGACCGGGTGTTGGTGCAGTTGCCGAATGGCTGCCAGTTCGCGGTGGCGTTGTTCGGGCTGTTGCGCGCGGGGGCGATCCCGGTGATGTGCCTGCCCGGTCACCGGGCCGCCGAGATGGGGCATTTCGCCGCGGTGAGCGGGGCCACCGCGCTGCTGATCGCCGATACCGCAGGCGGATTCGACTACCGGACGATGGCGCGGGGGCTCGTCGAGCGATGCACCGCGCTCGAGCACGTCATCGTCGACGGCGACCCGGGACCGTTCACCTCGTGGGCGCAACTGCGCGATCGGGCGGTCACCGGCGCGCCGCTGTCGGCACCCGACCCGGGATCGCCTGCGCTGCTGCTGGTTTCGGGCGGTACCACGGGCATGCCGAAGCTCATCCCGCGCACCCACGACGATTACGTCTTCAACGCGAGGGCCAGCGCCGAACTGTGCGGGCTGACCGGTGAGGACGTGTATTTGGCGGTGCTGTCGGCGGGCCACAACTTCCCGCTCGCCTGCCCGGGTCTGCTCGGCGCGATGACCGCCGGCGCCACCACCGTTTTCGGCACCGATCCCAGCCCCGAGGCGGCCTTTGCCGCCGTCGCGCGCCACGGTGTCACGGTGACCGCCCTGGTGCCGGCGCTGGCCAAGTTGTGGGCCCAAGCGTGCGACTGGGAACCCGTGACACCGAAGACGCTGCGGCTCTTACAGATTGGTGGCGCCAGGCTGGAACCCGAAGACGCCCGTTTGGTGCGTGCCGCCTTGACCCCCGGTCTTCAGCAGGTGTTCGGGATGGCCGAGGGGCTGCTGAACTACACCCGGCTCGATGATCCCGCGGAACTCACCGAGCACACCCAGGGGCGACCGTTGTGTCCAGCCGACGAACTGCGCGTCGTCGATGCGGAGGGCAAGCCGGTGCCTCAGGGCGAAGAAGGCGAACTTCTGGTTCGCGGGCCGTACACGTTCAACGGCTACTTTCGTGCCGATCGCGACAACGAACGCAGCTTCGACCCCGACGGCTTCTTCCGCAGCGGCGACGTGGTAAGGCTGCGCAACGACGGCTATCTGGTGGTCACCGGTCGGGTCAAAGACGTGATTTGCCGTGGCGGGGAGACGATTTCGGCGGCGGATCTGGAAGAGCAGTTGCACGGCCACCCGGCGATCTTCTCGGCCGCCGCGGTCGCGCTGCCCGACCGCTACCTGGGCGAGAAGATCTGTGCGGCGGTCGTTTTCAACGGTCCCGAACTGACGCTCGCGGAGGTCAACGGCTATCTGGACCAGCGTGGCGTGGCTGCGCATGCCCGCCCCGACGTCCTGGTGGCGATGACGTCACTGCCCACCACCCCGATCGGCAAGATCGATAAAAAGGCGATCGCCGGCCAGGTTTCCGCGCGATAA
- a CDS encoding TetR/AcrR family transcriptional regulator: MVAGAADMISRRGLNATSVRELAKHTRAPLGSTYHYFPGGKYDLATEAVRWTDEITTGILTKELSAGPLAGLQAFLAIWRKVVLDSDFHAGCPVLAVSVEDLPEEQSAPREAAAAAFGNWTALLATSMQQHGASALDAQRVATLVVAAVEGTVAMCRAQRTIEPLDQATAELVRIVGELLD; the protein is encoded by the coding sequence ATGGTTGCCGGGGCCGCCGATATGATCAGCCGCCGCGGGCTGAACGCGACCAGTGTCCGCGAACTGGCCAAGCACACCCGGGCCCCGCTGGGCTCGACCTATCATTACTTCCCGGGCGGCAAATACGATCTGGCAACCGAGGCCGTGCGATGGACCGACGAGATCACCACGGGGATCCTGACCAAAGAGCTGAGCGCGGGGCCGCTGGCCGGACTGCAGGCGTTCCTCGCGATATGGCGAAAAGTGGTGCTCGATAGCGATTTTCATGCCGGCTGTCCGGTGCTGGCGGTCTCGGTGGAAGACCTTCCTGAGGAACAGTCCGCGCCGCGTGAGGCCGCGGCTGCCGCCTTCGGCAATTGGACTGCGCTGCTGGCCACATCGATGCAGCAACACGGCGCCAGCGCGCTCGACGCGCAACGCGTTGCCACGCTTGTCGTTGCGGCCGTCGAAGGCACGGTCGCGATGTGTCGCGCCCAGCGCACCATCGAGCCCCTCGATCAGGCCACGGCCGAACTCGTCCGGATCGTTGGCGAGCTCCTCGACTAG
- a CDS encoding zinc-dependent alcohol dehydrogenase, producing the protein MKSLMFVGSRQLRFDEVDAPTIVDAADALVRPLAATTCDLDHEVIAGKTPFSNVGPFPLGHECVGTVVEVGPECTTVAVGDIVGVAWHIACGACAQCKLGHPARCLHHGDAQYGLPVNGFWGGTFSELIRVPYADYNLAPLPTGIDPVHLASIGDNLALGWETVMPTITGIADPQIAVFGGTRSIGLYCVDVAVHCAGARTVYYDDDCERMAIAEKLGAVVHDINGKREKDFHLAVDASADPDRLRKALLSVVPEGHVNSVGIYFQDLALPMLQLYLRGVHFHNGKGHARPNMTPTLDAVAAGILHPELITSGTYNWGEIPEVLTSRDAGSKPVFVLDD; encoded by the coding sequence GTGAAGAGTCTGATGTTCGTCGGATCCCGGCAGCTTCGCTTCGACGAGGTCGATGCGCCCACAATTGTCGACGCGGCTGATGCCTTGGTGCGTCCACTCGCGGCCACCACCTGTGACCTCGATCATGAGGTGATCGCCGGCAAAACGCCATTCTCAAACGTCGGCCCATTCCCGCTGGGCCACGAATGTGTAGGCACCGTCGTCGAAGTCGGCCCCGAGTGCACCACTGTCGCCGTGGGAGACATCGTCGGCGTGGCCTGGCACATCGCCTGCGGCGCCTGCGCGCAATGCAAACTCGGCCATCCCGCCCGGTGCCTGCACCACGGTGACGCTCAGTACGGCCTTCCTGTCAACGGTTTCTGGGGCGGCACGTTCTCCGAGCTGATCAGGGTCCCCTACGCCGATTACAACCTGGCGCCGCTGCCCACCGGGATCGACCCGGTCCACCTGGCCTCCATAGGCGACAACCTCGCGCTGGGGTGGGAGACCGTGATGCCGACCATCACCGGGATCGCCGACCCACAAATCGCAGTCTTCGGCGGGACACGATCGATCGGCCTGTACTGCGTGGACGTGGCCGTGCACTGCGCGGGCGCACGAACGGTCTACTACGACGACGACTGCGAGCGGATGGCCATCGCCGAGAAACTCGGCGCCGTGGTCCACGACATCAACGGCAAGCGCGAGAAAGACTTTCACCTCGCAGTGGATGCTTCGGCAGATCCCGACCGGCTCCGCAAAGCTCTGCTATCCGTGGTCCCCGAAGGACACGTCAACAGCGTCGGCATCTACTTTCAAGACCTGGCATTGCCAATGCTCCAGCTCTACCTGCGCGGTGTGCACTTCCACAACGGCAAGGGTCACGCCCGGCCCAACATGACTCCCACGCTCGACGCCGTCGCCGCCGGGATACTGCACCCCGAACTGATCACCAGCGGAACCTACAACTGGGGCGAGATCCCGGAGGTCCTGACTTCCAGGGATGCGGGCAGCAAACCGGTCTTCGTGCTGGACGACTGA
- a CDS encoding 3-deoxy-7-phosphoheptulonate synthase, with amino-acid sequence MSITNCETATIDTSDHRIVSFRELSAPAVIRTELPLTARRAQAVQRDREEISAILAGGDDRLLLVVGPCSVHDPVAALDYARRLAPLAAEYADRLKIVMRVYFEKPRTTIGWKGLINDPNMDGSFDVERGIRIARGLLLDIIDVGLPVGCEFLEPTSPQYIADAVAWGAIGARTTESQVHRQLASGLSMPVGFKNGTDGNIQVAIDGVKAAAAPHHFFGTDNVGRAAVVQTMGNPDCHVILRGGTAGPNYDAASVAGAIDRLGKAGLSAQVMLDCSHANSAKDHVRQAEVTAEVAARLGAGERGIAGLMLESFLVAGAQSLGGELTYGQSVTDQCMDFPTTAGLLTDLYAAMG; translated from the coding sequence ATGTCCATCACCAATTGTGAGACGGCGACCATCGATACGTCCGATCATCGGATCGTTTCGTTCCGGGAGCTCTCGGCGCCGGCCGTGATCCGCACCGAGCTGCCGCTGACGGCCCGGCGTGCCCAGGCCGTGCAGCGCGATCGCGAGGAGATCTCGGCGATCCTGGCCGGTGGTGACGACCGGCTGTTACTGGTGGTCGGTCCGTGCTCGGTGCATGATCCCGTCGCCGCGCTCGACTACGCGCGCCGGCTTGCGCCGCTCGCGGCCGAGTACGCCGATCGGCTGAAGATCGTGATGCGGGTCTACTTCGAGAAGCCGCGTACCACCATCGGCTGGAAGGGCTTGATCAACGATCCCAACATGGACGGCAGCTTCGACGTCGAACGTGGCATCCGGATCGCGCGCGGTTTGCTGCTTGACATCATCGACGTGGGCCTGCCGGTCGGATGCGAATTCCTGGAGCCCACCAGTCCGCAATACATCGCCGACGCCGTCGCCTGGGGCGCCATCGGTGCCCGGACCACCGAGTCGCAGGTGCACCGTCAGTTGGCGTCCGGGCTGTCGATGCCAGTCGGATTCAAGAACGGCACCGACGGCAACATCCAGGTCGCCATCGACGGCGTCAAAGCCGCTGCGGCACCGCACCATTTCTTCGGCACCGACAACGTCGGTCGCGCGGCCGTCGTGCAGACCATGGGCAATCCCGACTGCCATGTGATCCTTCGGGGCGGCACTGCGGGGCCTAACTACGATGCGGCGTCGGTGGCCGGCGCCATTGACCGGCTGGGGAAGGCCGGGCTTTCCGCGCAGGTCATGCTCGACTGCTCGCACGCCAACTCCGCCAAAGACCATGTGCGGCAGGCCGAAGTCACCGCCGAGGTGGCCGCGCGCTTGGGCGCCGGCGAGCGCGGTATCGCCGGTCTGATGCTGGAGAGCTTCCTGGTGGCAGGCGCGCAGTCGCTCGGCGGCGAGCTGACCTATGGCCAATCCGTGACCGATCAGTGCATGGACTTCCCGACCACGGCCGGCCTGCTTACGGACCTGTACGCGGCGATGGGCTGA
- a CDS encoding TetR/AcrR family transcriptional regulator: MAKGGRRTQAERAAETRDALIGAARPLFASVGFADASLETIVRDAGVTRGALYHHFADKTELFAAVFEQVEGEMAARMGEAVAAAGHSDPVEIMRLCSGLWLDACAEPEIQRIVLLEALAVLGWERWSDIGHRYNIGFVTGLLADAIESGSIPRQPVEATALTIMGALREATLYIARADDQRQARADAGAVMDRLLEALRANGVG; the protein is encoded by the coding sequence ATGGCGAAGGGCGGTCGCCGCACGCAAGCGGAACGCGCGGCGGAGACGCGGGATGCGCTGATCGGTGCCGCCCGGCCGTTGTTCGCGTCGGTGGGATTCGCCGACGCGTCCCTGGAAACCATCGTCCGCGACGCGGGGGTAACGCGCGGAGCCCTGTACCACCACTTCGCCGACAAGACGGAGCTGTTCGCGGCGGTCTTCGAGCAGGTGGAGGGGGAGATGGCAGCCCGGATGGGGGAGGCCGTCGCCGCCGCGGGGCACTCGGATCCGGTCGAGATCATGCGATTGTGTTCGGGGCTGTGGCTGGACGCATGCGCCGAACCCGAGATCCAGCGCATCGTGTTGCTCGAGGCCCTGGCGGTGCTGGGATGGGAACGCTGGAGCGACATCGGGCACCGCTACAACATCGGATTCGTCACCGGGCTGCTCGCCGACGCCATCGAGTCCGGCAGCATCCCCCGCCAGCCCGTCGAGGCGACAGCGCTGACGATCATGGGCGCACTGCGCGAGGCGACGCTCTACATCGCCCGCGCCGACGATCAACGCCAGGCGCGTGCGGACGCCGGCGCGGTGATGGACAGACTGCTCGAAGCGTTGCGCGCCAACGGAGTTGGCTAG
- a CDS encoding maleylpyruvate isomerase family mycothiol-dependent enzyme, with the protein MPDQLWAKESGCPGWSVQDLVSHMACSFWLAVDPSTLPSPGGMPAERAADLYVDSRRSMTPKEVVADYESVSARGLEVLAAIEGQDVDIPIGDVGTYPASVVPTTFVFEAFIHTRYDLFPPNGPLEGAPPPVDELRLAPTLDWIEAALPQQNVDLLNDLPAGVEICLDGLCARTLRLGGQPDTAARITSDSQAFVRWVTQRGAWEGLGVRAEGDPSALDIVRRLRVF; encoded by the coding sequence ATGCCGGATCAGTTGTGGGCGAAGGAAAGTGGCTGCCCCGGCTGGTCGGTGCAGGACCTGGTGTCGCACATGGCATGCAGCTTCTGGTTAGCGGTCGACCCGTCGACGCTGCCCAGCCCCGGCGGAATGCCCGCCGAACGCGCGGCGGATCTCTATGTCGACTCGCGGCGCTCGATGACCCCCAAAGAGGTTGTGGCGGACTATGAATCGGTCAGCGCGCGAGGGCTGGAGGTGCTCGCGGCGATCGAGGGCCAGGACGTCGACATACCGATAGGAGACGTCGGTACCTACCCGGCCTCGGTGGTGCCGACAACGTTCGTCTTCGAGGCGTTCATTCACACTCGATACGATCTGTTTCCTCCAAATGGGCCATTGGAGGGAGCCCCGCCACCGGTCGACGAACTGCGACTCGCACCCACGCTCGACTGGATCGAAGCGGCACTGCCCCAGCAGAATGTCGACCTGCTCAACGACTTACCCGCGGGCGTCGAGATCTGCCTCGACGGGCTGTGCGCCCGGACCCTGCGTCTTGGCGGCCAGCCCGACACCGCGGCACGCATCACGTCCGATTCCCAGGCCTTCGTGCGGTGGGTCACCCAGCGCGGCGCCTGGGAGGGCTTGGGCGTGCGGGCCGAGGGAGACCCGTCAGCGCTGGACATCGTGCGCCGGCTCAGGGTGTTCTGA